Proteins encoded together in one Halococcus agarilyticus window:
- a CDS encoding glucose 1-dehydrogenase, which translates to MKAVVVRRGETRPTIAEIDEPTPETGEALLRTLRVGIDGTDHEVVEGNHGGFPDGDDHQVLGHEAVAVVADANGTDLEEGQLVVPTVRRPREDGNAYFERGEPDMAPDGEYVERGIVGAHGYMAEYFTSTPRFLVPVPDTFAESGFLVEPISNAEKALEHAHATRSAFEWSPETGLVLGNGPLGLLTLAMLVDERTAFSRAYCLGRRDRPDPTIDIIEELGATYVDSRETSVDEIPAAHEPMDFVYEATGYARHAFETVHALRPNGVGALLGIPEDWSFEIDGGALHRELVLQNKALFGSVNSNGRQFEAAIHSLKSFPEWFVEDLVTGVYEPSEAETAFETGDGVIKTVVEFDTL; encoded by the coding sequence ATGAAGGCGGTCGTCGTCCGGCGCGGCGAGACACGCCCCACGATTGCCGAGATCGACGAACCGACGCCCGAGACAGGGGAAGCGCTGCTCCGGACGCTCCGGGTCGGGATCGACGGGACCGATCACGAGGTCGTCGAGGGCAACCACGGCGGCTTTCCCGACGGTGACGACCACCAGGTGCTCGGTCACGAGGCGGTCGCGGTGGTGGCGGACGCCAACGGCACCGACCTGGAGGAGGGCCAGCTCGTGGTGCCGACCGTGCGCCGACCGCGCGAGGACGGCAACGCGTACTTCGAGCGCGGCGAACCCGACATGGCTCCCGACGGCGAGTACGTCGAGCGCGGGATCGTGGGCGCGCACGGCTACATGGCCGAGTACTTCACCAGCACGCCACGGTTTCTCGTGCCGGTCCCCGATACCTTCGCCGAGTCGGGCTTCCTCGTGGAGCCGATCAGCAACGCCGAGAAGGCGCTCGAACACGCCCACGCCACGCGGTCGGCGTTCGAGTGGTCACCCGAAACCGGACTCGTGCTCGGCAACGGTCCGCTGGGACTGCTGACGCTCGCGATGCTGGTGGACGAGCGCACGGCGTTCTCGCGGGCGTACTGCCTCGGGCGACGCGATCGCCCCGACCCCACGATCGACATCATCGAGGAGCTGGGTGCGACGTACGTCGACTCCCGTGAGACGTCCGTGGACGAGATTCCCGCGGCCCACGAGCCGATGGACTTCGTCTACGAGGCGACAGGCTACGCGCGACACGCTTTCGAGACCGTTCACGCGCTCCGTCCCAACGGTGTGGGCGCGCTGCTCGGCATCCCCGAGGACTGGTCGTTCGAGATCGACGGCGGCGCGCTCCACCGGGAGCTGGTGCTCCAGAACAAGGCGCTGTTCGGCAGCGTCAACTCCAACGGCCGCCAGTTCGAGGCCGCGATCCACTCGTTGAAATCGTTCCCCGAGTGGTTCGTCGAGGATCTCGTCACCGGCGTCTACGAGCCGAGCGAGGCCGAGACGGCCTTCGAGACCGGTGACGGGGTCATCAAGACCGTCGTGGAGTTCGACACGCTCTGA